The Poseidonibacter lekithochrous region AATTTTTATTTTTATTTATCCCTCGAAAATAGACAATACTTCAAGGAAAAAATACAAAGCAGTAAGTTAGCTTATGTTGATGAGTTAATAGAAAAGTTTATAAATTGGAATGGTAGAGATAATATAGATATTAGACCTATGTATTGGTTTGATAGTACTACAAAAAAAATAAATTTTTATCAAGAACAAAATTTATTTTTTATAAAACAACTAAAAAAAGATGTTTTTAATTATAAAAATAAATCAAAATCTGAACTAATTCTTTTATCAATTATTATGATTTCTTCAATTTTAATTTTTACAATTTTTACATATTTGACGCAAAAAAGAATTTTAAAATCATTACATAACTTTAAAATTGGTTTATTATCATTCTTTGATTATTTAAACCAAAAAAGTGAAAAAATCGAGGTTCTTAATGAGTCTACTAATGATGAATTTGCATCTATGTCAAAGATTGTTAATAAGAATATAGAAACAACTAAGAAAAATCTTGATGAAGATAAAGCTGTATTAAATGAAGCTATTGTAATTATAAAAGAGTTTGAAAAAGGTAATTTACACCAAAGATTAACAAGTGAAATATCAAATCCAATTTTAAATGAACTAAAAAATATCCTAAATCAAATGGCTAACAATTTAGAGTTAACAATTGAAGAATTACAACATACAAATGAAGAGTATGAAGTATCATTAGATAATTTAAAAAAGACACAAACACAATTAATTGAATCAGAAAAAATGGCAAGTTTAGGTGGATTAGTTGCTGGAGTAGCACACGAAATAAATACTCCTGTAGGTATTGGTATTACAGGAAGTAGCCATTTCCTAGAGATGACTGATAAACTAAAAAAGTTATATGATAGTGATAATATGGGAGAAGATGATTTTGAAGATTATCTAAATAGTTCTGTTGATTTAGCAAAACTAATTAATCTAAACTTATCAAAAGCAGCAGAATTAGTAAAAAGTTTTAAACAAATTGCTGTAGACCAAACTAGTGAAGAAAAAAGAACTTTTGCCTTAGAAAAGTATCTAAACGAGCTTTTATTAAGTATTGGAAATGTTTTAAAAAGAACAGAACTAGAAGTAGATATTCAGTGTGATTCAAATATTAAGATCTATTCTTATCCTGGTCTTTTATCTCAAATAATTACAAACTTGATAATGAATTCAATAATTCATGGTTATGATGAGATAAAACAAGGAAAAATAATTATAGATATAAAAGTAATAGATGAAAACTTAGTTATTAGCTATAAAGATGATGGTAAAGGTATTCCAAGTGAGAATCTACTTAAGATTTTTGATCCTTTTTTCACTACAAATAGAGAAAATGGTGGAAGTGGTTTAGGTTTAAATATAATATATAATATAATAACTAAACAATTAAACGGAACGATAAAATGTAAAAGTAATGAACCTGTAGGTACAGAATTTTTAATTACTTTTAAAATATAAAATAGGAATAAATTATGGGAAATATGAAATTCTCTAATAAAAATAAAATTTTAAATGATAATGCAGAAAAATGGAAAATCTTAATATCCGACGATGAAGAAGATGTTCATTTACTTACAAAAACTGTATTAAAGAACTTTGAATATAAAAACAAACAATTAGAATTTATCAGCGCTTATAGTGGAAAAGATACTGTAGAAATATTAAAAGAAAATGATGATATTGTGTTAGTTCTATTAGATGTTATTATGGAAAATGATCATGCAGGATTAGAAGTAGTAAAACGAATAAGAGAAGAATTATGCAATGATTTTATCCAAATAATATTACGTACAGGGCAATCTGGACAAGTACTAGAAGATGATGTAGTTATGAACTATGCAATTAATGATTATAAAGAAAAAACTGAATTAACATCTCAAAAACTTCTAACTACAATTACTACATCTATTCGTTCTTTTGAAAACATGAAAAATATAAAAAAACTAAACCATGAATTAGGTGGTTTATTATCTATTTATGATGAATTTGTAATTGCCGCAAGAACTAATAAAGAAGGTGAAATTGTTTATGTTACAGAAGCATTTTGTGAACTTACTGGTTACACAAAAGAAGAACTTATTGGAAATACTCATTCTCTATTAAAAAGTTCTAATACTGCACAAGAAGTATACGATGACTTATGGAATACAATTAGTTCTGGTAATGTTTGGAAAGGTGAAATTCAAGATAAAAGGAAAGATGGTAGTTTATACTGGTTATCAACTATTATTTCACCTGAATATGATGTTGAAGGAAACTTTTTATATTACACTGCAATTTCTCAAAATATTACAGAAAAAAAAGCTATTGAAAAAGCTAAAATTGAAATGGAATTAGCAAATAAAGAAATAGAATCTTTAAATGAAGAGATAATTGATACTCAAAAAGATGTTGTTTTCAGACTAGGAGCTATTGCCGAAGCTAGAAGTAAAGAAACAGGAATGCATGTAAAAAGAGTTGCAGAGTACTCAAAACTTTTAGCTTTATACTCTGGTTTGAGTGAAGAAGAAGCTGATATTATAAAAATGGCAAGTCCAATGCATGATATTGGAAAAGTAGCAATTCCTGATAATATTTTGAATAAACCAGGAAAATTTACAGATGAAGAGTTTGAAATTATGAAAACTCATGCTCAGATTGGTTATGAGATGTTAAAATCATCTCCAAAAACAATTTTAAAAGCAGCAGCTATAATTGCTCATCAGCATCAAGAAAAGTACGATGGTAGCGGATATCCTCAGAATTTAAAAGGTGAAGATATACATATATATGGTAGAATCACAGCATTAGCAGATGTTTTTGATGCTTTAGGAAGTGAACGAGTATATAAGAGCGCTTGGAGTGATGAAGAAATATTTAAACTATTTAAAGAGCAAAGAGCTAAACATTTTGATCCTAAATTAATAGATATTTTCTTTGAGCATCTAGATGAATTTTTAGATATTAGGGATACATTCGTGGACCAATAGTTTTCAAACAAAAGGTGACTTTATGAGAATTATAAATTTCTTAATAATATTTTTGTTTATGCTAAATACTTTATTTGCAGAAGAGAAAAAAATAAAGATAGCTATTGTAAAAGATATGTTTCCATACTCATTTATTGATGATGGAGGCTTTGTTCATGGTATCTTTGTTGATTATTGGAAACAATGGGCTAAAAAAAACAATAAAGAAATAGAATTTCTTGCTTACTCAAAAGAAGACTCTATTACTGCTTTAGATGAAGAAAAAGTAGATATTCATTCTGGTTTATTTAAAGACATAAACTTATCTCAAAAATTAGATTTTATTAATATTGTATACCCCTCTCAATCTTTTGTATATTTTGATTCAAGGTTTATAAATAAAATAAAAAGTATTAATGATATTAAAAATAAAAACATTGGATTACTTAAAAACAATAAATATGAAGCATATCTAAAAAAAAACTTTCCAAATACAAAAATAAAAAAATATGAAACTCACAAGAAATTATATAAAGCTTTAGATTTACATGAGATAGATTTATTTATTAATGATTCTTTAGAAGTATGGTTTCAACTAATAAATAATTACAACTTTAATAAAGTATCAAAATTAGATGATTTTAAATTGCAAAATTGGTTTTATTGGGCAATTAAAAAAGATAATCTTAAATTAAAAGAAGTTCTAAAAAATAGCACAAAAGAGGTTTCTTTAAGTGAGATAATTGATATTGAAAAAAAATGGATTGTAGATGATTCTTTTAGATATTTTGAGAAAAAACAAAAAAGTGATTTTCTAAATGCTAAAGAGCGAGAATGGTTAAAAAATAATTCAAATCTTAGTTTAGCGGTTGTAAAAGATTGGGATAGATATAGTTCTATTTCATCTTTAGGTGTTGTGGAAGGATTCCATATTGATTTGATTAATAAAATTAATAAAATTTTAAATAGTCAAATAAAAATAAAGGTTTTAGACACTTGGTCCAAAGCATATGATTCTGTTATCACAGGCGAAACATCAGGAATCCCAGGGCTATCATGGTCTAAGAATAGAGAAGAAATTTTTAATTTCACACCTTCTTATTATTATAGCCCTTACTTTATTGTTACTAGAAAGAGTAATAGAACAATAAAAAGTTTAAAAGATTTTAATAGTCATAAAGTTGCAACCTTCGAGAATTCTATTACTAATCTTATAATTAAAAAAGATGCACCAAATGCCAATATTATGCACATTAACAGTATAAAGGGAATTCTAAAAGGAATAAATGAAGGAATTGTAGATGTGGCATTACTTGAGAATGCTAAAGTTATTGATTTAAATAAATACAATTTAAAAATTATTGATTCTATTTACAGTAAATATAGTGAGTTATCAATTGGTACATTAAAAAAGAATGAAATATTTAGTTCTATTCTTTCTAAAGCAATAAATAAAATAAGCCCAGATGAACTCTATTCTTTAAAACAAAAATGGTTAAAAAATAAGAAGAATTTTTCAAAAGAAGAAGTTTCTTTTATTAATAACTCTAAAACTCTAAAAGTAGGAGTTGAAGATTGGACTGCAATTATTGGAATGAAGAATAATAAGGTGGAAGGAATTGCTGGAGAGATTGTTATGAAGGCTTTTTCTAATTCAGGCTTAAAGTTTGAGTATATAAGAGGCACTTGGGATGAGTTGTTGGACTCATTTAAAAAAGGTAATATTGATATTTTACCTACGACTTTATATACAAAACAAAGAGATAAATATGGTGATTTTTCAAAACAATACTTATCCCTAAAAAACTATATTTATGTGAGATCAGATAATAAAAGTGTTAAATCTTTAAGTGATTTAAATAATAAGAAAATTGCAATTCAAAAAGATTTTGCAACAATTACTTTAATAAAAGAGAAGTTTCCTAATATAAATATTATTGAAACAAAAGATTTAGAGGAGTCTATTCAATTTGTTCTTAATAATGAAGTTGATGCCTTATTTGAAATTCAAGTCTCAGTAGAGAGTAAATTAAGAGAATTTCTAATCACTAATTTAAAACCTATTTCTCAAAATAGTATTAAATCTAAGGGCTTACATATTTTTATGAAAGAAGATAAAGATCTATTAAAAAGTATTTTAAATAAATCTTTGGACACAGTATCAGAAGTAGAGCGAAATCAAATCATATCAAAATGGTTAAATAAAGTAAATGTAAAAAAAGAGATAAATATTGCATTAACGACAGAAAAAGCTCCTTATGTTTTAAGTGAGAAATATATAAGAGGAATTGAATATGATTTACTTAAAAAAATATTTGATTTAAACTCAATCAAAATTAATAGAGTAAGAAAATTCCTAACACCAAAGATGAATACAGTTTTATTGCAGAATAATGATTTAGATTTAGCAGTTAATGTTAAAGAGAATAAAAAAGATGGACTATTCTATTCTAAGCCTTTTATAGAGTTTAAAAATATTATTGTTTCAAGAAAAAAGGATAATATCCAAATTAATAAAGTAAGTGATTTATACAATAAAAAAGTTATTGCATTTTCTAATGCTCATAAGTATTTAGGAAAAGAGTACTTCACTTTATTTAATCTACAAAATAGACCTAGAAACTATAAAGAGTACGTTTTTCAAGATTATCAAGTAAAAGAGTTTTTAAATAAGAAAGCAGATTTGATTATCTTAGATGAAAATATATTCAAATGGCATTTTAATAAATTATCAAAAGATAAACTATCTGAATATAATTTTAATTATCTTTTATCAAAACCAAATAAATATAAAGTTGCTTTTCATAATCGGAATTTAAGAGATTTATTTAATCAAAATCTTAAAATAATTAAAGAAAATGGTGATTATAAAGAGATAGTTGAAAACTATATTGAAGGTTATATTGAATCAAAATTAAAAATAAACTTTTTAATATCTTCTTTAGTTAGTAAATCTATTTTTGATGATAATCATATTGATTTAGAAAAAATTCTTAGTATATTTACTTCTTTACCATATATTGAAAAAATCGAAGTTTTTAATAATAAAGATATGTTAATATCAGAAGATTTTGAAATTGAAAGTACTAAGTTTACTCAACAAGATAGTTACTATCTAACTAATGACTTACCTCAAAAAGTAGGTTATATAAAAGTATATTTTAATAATAAGCTTTTAAAAAAACATAAAGACAATCACTCTTTTATTCCTCAAATAGATATATTTAGCGATCTTAATGCTTATGAATATATATTAAGTGTTTATAAAAGATTTGGTTATATAAATAAAAGAATTAATTTTGATACTGATGAACTTTCTTTTCTAGAAAAGAAGAGAGTTCTTAAATTTTCAAGCTCCCATTGGCAACCTTTATCTATAACAGAAAATGATAAACATGATGGTTTATTTTCTGATTATCTGAAATTAGTTGAAAAAAGAACAAACCTAAAGTTTGAATATGTCAAAAGTAAAAACTGGTTAGATGTATTAGAAAAGTTTAAGAACAAAGAAATTGACTTAATACCAGGTATTGGAAATAAGGCATTTAGTTTTGAGAAAGCTTTTGTTACTAAACCTGTAACTTCTTTTAAATATGCAATTGTTTCAAATAAGAATGAAAACTTTATTGATGGATTAAAAGATCTAAAAGGTAGAACAGTTGCTGTTCCAAAAGGTTATAGTTCTTATAAATTATTAAAAAGTAGTAATTTAGATATAGATATTATTGAAACAAAAGATGAAAAAGAAGCTTTAACTTTAGTTTCAAGAAAAGAAGCTGACGCCTTTGTTGGACATAGTGCAATAGCTATTTATAATATTAAAAACAACTTCCCAGAGTTAAAAATAGTTGGTTTAACTAATGTGAAATTTTTACATCATTTTTTAGTTCAAGAAGATTACCCAGAATTGCAAAGTATTTTAAATAAAGTTATTACAAGTATTTCACCAAAAGAAAAACAAGATATAAAATATAAGTGGATTCAAACAGAAGTTTCAACTGCTGTTGATTATTCGGTAATTTATACAATAATTATTATCTTTTCTGTAATTTTATTAATTGTTTTAATTTTTACAAGAAAATTATCACAAGCAAAAAAAGAGATTGAATTAAAAAATAAAAAGATTGAAAATACCATAGAAACACTAGTAAATACTAAAAATGAATTAATAGCAAAATCAAAAGATTTAGAAGAACAAAAAGAGGCTTTCGAAACACTATTTTATGATGCAACTGATGGTCTGAGCTTATTAAAAGATGGAAAGTTTATTGATTGTAATAATGCTGCTTTAAATATTTTAGAGTATAAAGATAAAGAGAAATTCTTAAATCTTGAGCCCCATGAATTATCACCAGAATATCAACCAGATGGCGAAAAATCAGAGTTTAAAGCTAAAAAACTAATCGAAGAGTGTTTAGAAATTGGTTCAAATAGATTTGAATGGATTCATCTAAAATCAACTGGTGAAGAAGTTTGGATATCTATACTTCTTACAAAAATTATATTAAATCATGAAACTATGCTTCATGTAGTATGGAGAGATATTTCTGATAAAAAAATACTTGAAAAACAAATTTTAGATAGAAACAATGAATTAGAAGATGCTAATAATGAACTAGAAATTTCTATTGATAACTTACAGCAAACACAAGAGCAATTAATTGAATCAGAAAAGATGGCAAGTCTTGGTGCTTTAGTAGCTGGTGTTGCACATGAAATCAATACTCCAATTGGTATTGGTTTAACAGGAGCTAGTCATTTCCTAGAAATTTCTAATAAAATAAAAAAATTGTATAAAAATGATAAAATGACTCAGGAAAGTTTTGAAGACTTTTTAAATACATCAGACGAACTTGCTATTTTAATTAACTCAAATTTGAAAAAAGCGGCAAATTTAGTTAAAAGTTTCAAACAAGTTGCAGTTGATCAAACTAGTGAAGAAAAAAGAGAATTCTTATTACGTACATATATTGAAGAGATATTAGCAAGTATTCACAGTGTAACAAAAAAGACAAAACTGGATATTTTTATTTCTTGTGATGATGATATTAAAATAAATAGTTTTCCAGGAGCCATTTCTCAAGTATTAACAAATTTAATTATGAATTCAATTATTCATGGATATGAAAAAAGAGAAAAAGGTCTTTTATCTATTTATGTAACTAAAGAAGATAATCATATTAAGATACTTTATAAAGACGATGGAAGAGGAATCAAAGAAGAAAATATATCCAAAGTATTTAACCCATTTTTTACTACAAATAGAGAAAATGGTGGTAGTGGATTAGGCTTAAATATTATATATAATATTGTTACTACAAAACTAAATGGAAAAATAACTTGTGAAAATAAAACAAAAGGTGTTGAGTTTATTATAACTTTTGAAGTATAATAAGACTAATAGGAATTAATTATGGGAAAATTAAATTTTTACAAAGCTAATAAAGAAGTTGAAGAGAGCCATGAGACATGGAAGATCTTAATCGCTGACGATGAAGATGATGTTCACTCTCTAACTAAAACAGTATTAAAAAACTTTGTATATAAAAATAAAAAATTAGAATTTATCAGCACCTATAATGGGGAAGATACAATAAATGCAGTAAAAAATAATGATGATATTGTGCTTATTCTTCTTGATGTAATTATGGAAAATGATGATACAGGTTTGCAAGTAGTAAAAACAATTAGAGAAGAGTTGAAAAATCAATTTATACAGATTGTTCTTCGTACTGGACAAGCAGGATTAGTTCCTGAAACAGAAGTTGTAATGAATTATGCAATTAACGATTATAAAGAAAAAACAGAATTAACTTCAAAAAAACTAATAACTACTATTGTTTCTTCTATTAGATCTTATGAAAATATTACAGAGCTTGAAGAGAGTAAATCAAAAATAGAATTACTAAACTATGATTTAAATAAGTTAGTTAATTCATTAGATAAGAATGTAATTACATGTAAAGTTAACAAAATAGGAAAACTAATTTATGTTAGTAGAGCTTTTTGTAAAGCTTTTGGATATGAAGAAGATGAATTATTAGGACATTCAACTACTTCATTAATCCATGCAACTTTTGATAAAGATAAATTTGAAGAAATTAAACTTGCATATAGAGAATATAAACCTTGGCATGGGGAAGTGAAGTTTCAAACTAAAAATGGACAAACACTTTGGGCTTATGTTAGAAGAGAAGTAGAGTTAGATGGAAATGGAAACTTCTTAAATTATACAGTTATCTCACAAGATATTACTGCTCAAAAAGATATGCAAGAAGCAAAAAATGAAATAGAACTTTTAAATGAAGAGATTATTGATACACAAAAAGAAGTTGTATTTAGATTAGGTGCTATTGCTGAAGCTAGAAGTAAAGAAACAGGAATGCATGTAAAAAGAGTTGCAGAGTATTCAAAGCTTTTAGCTAGATATTATGGATTATCTAGTGAAGAGTGTGAAATTGTAAAACTTGCAAGTCCAATGCATGATATTGGAAAAGTGGCAATTCCTGATAATATATTAAATAAACCAGGAAAGTTTACACCTGAAGAGTTTGAAATTATGAAGACACATGCTCAAATTGGTTATGAGATGTTAAAAACTTCTAATAAGACAATTTTAAAAGCAGCAGCAATTATTGCCCACCAACATCAAGAGAAGTTTGATGGTTCAGGTTATCCTCAAGAGTTAAAGGGTGATGGAATTCATATTTATGGACGAATTACAGCTTTAGCTGATGTATTTGATGCATTAGGTAGTGATAGAGTTTATAAAAAAGCATGGGAAGATGAAGAAATCTTTGATTATTTTAAAGCGCAAAGAGATAAACATTTTGATCCAATTTTAGTAGATATCTTCTTTAAAAACTTAGATGAATTCCTAATTATTAGAGATAAATTCAAAGATACCTTATAATTGTAAAAAAATTTTTACTATTATTAAGAGGTATTTTATACAAGATATATTAATATTCCATTATAAATTAGCATATAGACCTAAGGTTTAGGTTGGACATAAAGTATGATTTATCTACATTATTAACTTTATTTCTTCATTATTGCTTCAAAAAATTTGAGGTTTTTTATGAAAAAAATTCTTTTCACACTATTTGTACTTTCACAAGTACTGTTTTCACAAACATTTACATTTACTGCAATTCCAGATCAAGATGAAACTAAATTAAAAGAGAGATTCTCTAAGTTAGCTGTTTATCTTACTAAAGAATTAGGTGTTGACGTTAAGTTCGTTCCAGTTAAGTCATACTCTGCATCAGTTGCAGCATTTAGAAACAACCAAGTTCAATTAGCATGGTTTGGTGGATTTTCAGGTGTTAAAGCTAGAAAATTAGTTAAAGACTCACAAGCAATTGCACAAGGTGTTGAAGATCCAAACTTCTACTCTTATATTATTGCTCATAAAAGTACAGGAATTAACAAAGCAGAAAAATTATCTGATGCAGTAAAAGGTAAAACTTTTACATTTGGTTCAAAAGGTTCTACTTCTGGTAGATTAATGCCTGAGTATTATATTAGAGAAACTTTTAATGCTTCTCCAAATGATGTATTTAAAAAAGTTGGTTTTTCAGGAAATCACTCTAAAACAATCTCTTTAGTTCAAAGTGGTGCTTATGAATTAGGTGCTGTTAACTATAAAGTATGGGATAGAGAATTAAAAGCTGGAAATATTGATACTTCTAAAGTAAAAGTTATTTACAGAACTCCTGATTACTATGATTACAACTTTACAATTAGATCTGACGTTGATAAAAACTATGGTGCTGGATTTATTAAAAAAGTACAAAATGCTATCTTAAAACTTGAAGACAAAGAGATTTTAAATGCTTTCCCAAGAGCTAAGTTTGTTGAAGCAAAAAACTCTGATTATGACAAAGTTTATGAAACTGCTAAAAAAATTGGATTAATTGACTAATGATTTTTAATTTAGAAAATGAAACAATCTCATACGAGAACAATAAAGTTTTAGATTCTATTAACTTATCAATCAAGAAGGGCGAAAAAATTGCTCTTCTTGGGTCAAGTGGTAGTGGGAAATCTACATTACTTAAAAGATTATATGAATTAAAAAGCGAAGAGGTATCTTATTTACCTCAAGATTTAGGTTTAGTAAATAATCTTTCTTCATATCACAATATCTATACTTCTAAACTTCAAAATAATTCAACGATTTATAATTTAGTAAATCTAATAAAACCATTTAAAAAAGAGTTAAATGAAGTTACAAAGATTTTAAAAGAGCTTGAAATAGATGATAAGCTTTTAACAAAGTCTTTTAACTTATCAGGTGGACAAAAACAAAGAGTTTCAATTGCAAAATCAATCTACTCAGGTAAAAATATACTTTTAGCAGATGAACCAATTTCTGCATTAGATGAGTATATTTGTAAAAAGTCTATTGATATTATGCATAATTCTTTTGATACTATTATTTGTGCAATGCACAATGTAGATTTAGCACTAGAGTCTTTCTCTAGAGTTATTGGTATTAAAAATGGAGAAATATTACTTGATAAACAAACTTGTGACATTACTAAAGATGATGTGAGTAGGCTTTATTATGTTACTACTTAACAGTTCAAAAGAGTTAAATGTAAGTTTAATTTTTATTGCTGTTTTTATCTTCTCCTTGTTTTTTGCTGACTTAGAGATTTCTGCATATGAACCATTTTTAGAACTTAGTAAATTTGTAACTTCAATAAAAGATATCAACTTTTCATCTATTGATTTATTAATAGATGCGGCACTTCAAACTATTTATATTGCTACAATGGCAATAGTTTTTTCTGCTATTTTAGGTTTTATATTATCCTTTTATTTTAGTAATATTATTGTTAGAACAATACTTGCTTATATTAGAGCAATTCATGAGATATTTTGGGCTTTAATATTTTTACAAGTATTTGGTCTAAGTACAGTTACCGCAATCCTTGCGATAGTTTTACCATATAGTGCAATTTTAGCAAAAGTATATGCTGAAATATTAGAAGAATATGACACTTTTGATAAGAGAACTGTATCAAGAGAAGCTTCAAGAGTTTCATTGTTTTTTTATACTAAATTACCAAATGCAATGCCACATATAATTTCATATACATTATACAGATTTGAATGTGCCATGAAATCATCTGCAATTTTAGGATTTGTTGGTATTACAACTTTAGGTTATTATTTATCTTCATCTTTTAATGAAGGTTTATATAATGAAGTATGGCTAATGCTTATCATTTTTTATATTCTAATTGCAAGTATTAAATTTTGGTTCAATAAGTTTACTATTTTGGTTTTATTTGTAGTTTCACTAATTCAAATGCCACTCTCTTTAAACTCTTTTTCTAGTGAGAATCTATCTAGATTTCTTTTTGAAGACATTGTTCCTAGTCCTATAAAAAATGACTATACAGTTATAGAAGGGTTAACTTGGTTTTATAAAATCTTCATTAATGAGATAGTTCCAGGTATTTTTAACACTATTGTTTTAACACAAGTTTCACTTGTTGCAACTGCTGTATTAGCATTAGTTTTATTTCCTTTGATTTCATATAAATTTGTGGGTAAGTTTGGAAGGTTTTTCTCTCATATATTTTTAGTAGTTTTAAGATCAACTCCTGAGTATATTTTAGCTTTTTTATTTTTATCAATATTTGGTGCTTCGATGCTTCCTGCAGTTGTTGCTCTTATGCTTCATAATGGTGCTATTATTGCTTTTATTATTGGTAAGCAATCAAATGAGATTGATTATGTTTTAGATAAATCAACACACCTTAATTTATATACTTATGAAGTATTACCAAAACTATATAACTCTTTCTTAGCATTTCTTTTTTACAGATGGGAAGTAATTATGAGAGAATCAGCAATCTTAGGTATGTTAGGTGTTGCTACACTTGGGTTCTATATTGACTCAGCTATTGCTGATATTAGGCTTGATAAAGTTGTTATTTTGTTGTTTTTTACTGCTTTATTAAATATTACAATAGATTTAATCTCAAAAAAAGTAAGAGATTACCTAAAAACCGATGCTTCTATCACTACATGTGGGTGTGAATTAAAATAAAAAATTGTATAATTCATATAAATTAGGTAGGTTCCAAGCAAAGGGATAATAAATTGATCAAAATAGTTACTAGTACATTATTTTTATCTTCTATATTAATGACTGCAAACGCAGCTAATAATTACACTTATGTATTTACTAGCACGTCAAATATAGATAATGCAAAATCATTTATTAATACACACCTACAACACAATACTCAAGATATTTATATTATAAAACACAAAGATCGATATAGAGTTTCTTATGGAGCTTTTGATAATAGATCTGAAGCTAAGTATTTCAAACGAAATCTTCCTTTTAAAATAAAAAAACTTGATAAATTTTTAGTAAAAAATACTTTTGATTTAACTAGTGAGTCTTCTAAAATTATTGAAGTTATTAAGAGTAAAAATCCTGTAATAATAAAAAAAGAGAAAAAAGTAGAGTACAAGAAGAAAGTTGTAAAAGCAAAAAGCATCTCTTCTTCTATGAATAATTACTCTTTTGTATTTTTTAATACAAGCAAAATATCAAATGGTAAAAAGTTTGTAAAAAACTTTATGAGCAAAGCAAATGAAGATATATATTTTGTAAAACACAAAAACAATTATAGAGTATCTTATGGAGCTTTTTCATCTAAAAAAGAAGCTTTAGCTTTTGAGAGAACTCTTCCTAAGCATATTAAAAAA contains the following coding sequences:
- a CDS encoding transporter substrate-binding domain-containing protein encodes the protein MRIINFLIIFLFMLNTLFAEEKKIKIAIVKDMFPYSFIDDGGFVHGIFVDYWKQWAKKNNKEIEFLAYSKEDSITALDEEKVDIHSGLFKDINLSQKLDFINIVYPSQSFVYFDSRFINKIKSINDIKNKNIGLLKNNKYEAYLKKNFPNTKIKKYETHKKLYKALDLHEIDLFINDSLEVWFQLINNYNFNKVSKLDDFKLQNWFYWAIKKDNLKLKEVLKNSTKEVSLSEIIDIEKKWIVDDSFRYFEKKQKSDFLNAKEREWLKNNSNLSLAVVKDWDRYSSISSLGVVEGFHIDLINKINKILNSQIKIKVLDTWSKAYDSVITGETSGIPGLSWSKNREEIFNFTPSYYYSPYFIVTRKSNRTIKSLKDFNSHKVATFENSITNLIIKKDAPNANIMHINSIKGILKGINEGIVDVALLENAKVIDLNKYNLKIIDSIYSKYSELSIGTLKKNEIFSSILSKAINKISPDELYSLKQKWLKNKKNFSKEEVSFINNSKTLKVGVEDWTAIIGMKNNKVEGIAGEIVMKAFSNSGLKFEYIRGTWDELLDSFKKGNIDILPTTLYTKQRDKYGDFSKQYLSLKNYIYVRSDNKSVKSLSDLNNKKIAIQKDFATITLIKEKFPNINIIETKDLEESIQFVLNNEVDALFEIQVSVESKLREFLITNLKPISQNSIKSKGLHIFMKEDKDLLKSILNKSLDTVSEVERNQIISKWLNKVNVKKEINIALTTEKAPYVLSEKYIRGIEYDLLKKIFDLNSIKINRVRKFLTPKMNTVLLQNNDLDLAVNVKENKKDGLFYSKPFIEFKNIIVSRKKDNIQINKVSDLYNKKVIAFSNAHKYLGKEYFTLFNLQNRPRNYKEYVFQDYQVKEFLNKKADLIILDENIFKWHFNKLSKDKLSEYNFNYLLSKPNKYKVAFHNRNLRDLFNQNLKIIKENGDYKEIVENYIEGYIESKLKINFLISSLVSKSIFDDNHIDLEKILSIFTSLPYIEKIEVFNNKDMLISEDFEIESTKFTQQDSYYLTNDLPQKVGYIKVYFNNKLLKKHKDNHSFIPQIDIFSDLNAYEYILSVYKRFGYINKRINFDTDELSFLEKKRVLKFSSSHWQPLSITENDKHDGLFSDYLKLVEKRTNLKFEYVKSKNWLDVLEKFKNKEIDLIPGIGNKAFSFEKAFVTKPVTSFKYAIVSNKNENFIDGLKDLKGRTVAVPKGYSSYKLLKSSNLDIDIIETKDEKEALTLVSRKEADAFVGHSAIAIYNIKNNFPELKIVGLTNVKFLHHFLVQEDYPELQSILNKVITSISPKEKQDIKYKWIQTEVSTAVDYSVIYTIIIIFSVILLIVLIFTRKLSQAKKEIELKNKKIENTIETLVNTKNELIAKSKDLEEQKEAFETLFYDATDGLSLLKDGKFIDCNNAALNILEYKDKEKFLNLEPHELSPEYQPDGEKSEFKAKKLIEECLEIGSNRFEWIHLKSTGEEVWISILLTKIILNHETMLHVVWRDISDKKILEKQILDRNNELEDANNELEISIDNLQQTQEQLIESEKMASLGALVAGVAHEINTPIGIGLTGASHFLEISNKIKKLYKNDKMTQESFEDFLNTSDELAILINSNLKKAANLVKSFKQVAVDQTSEEKREFLLRTYIEEILASIHSVTKKTKLDIFISCDDDIKINSFPGAISQVLTNLIMNSIIHGYEKREKGLLSIYVTKEDNHIKILYKDDGRGIKEENISKVFNPFFTTNRENGGSGLGLNIIYNIVTTKLNGKITCENKTKGVEFIITFEV
- a CDS encoding HD domain-containing phosphohydrolase, which codes for MGKLNFYKANKEVEESHETWKILIADDEDDVHSLTKTVLKNFVYKNKKLEFISTYNGEDTINAVKNNDDIVLILLDVIMENDDTGLQVVKTIREELKNQFIQIVLRTGQAGLVPETEVVMNYAINDYKEKTELTSKKLITTIVSSIRSYENITELEESKSKIELLNYDLNKLVNSLDKNVITCKVNKIGKLIYVSRAFCKAFGYEEDELLGHSTTSLIHATFDKDKFEEIKLAYREYKPWHGEVKFQTKNGQTLWAYVRREVELDGNGNFLNYTVISQDITAQKDMQEAKNEIELLNEEIIDTQKEVVFRLGAIAEARSKETGMHVKRVAEYSKLLARYYGLSSEECEIVKLASPMHDIGKVAIPDNILNKPGKFTPEEFEIMKTHAQIGYEMLKTSNKTILKAAAIIAHQHQEKFDGSGYPQELKGDGIHIYGRITALADVFDALGSDRVYKKAWEDEEIFDYFKAQRDKHFDPILVDIFFKNLDEFLIIRDKFKDTL